A segment of the Halovivax limisalsi genome:
CGGCCAGCATCGCCGCGCGTTCGAACTTGTTCGTCGCACCGGCCCGCTCGGCGCCGGTCTCCGGATCGACGTCGAAGTAGAGCGTGAGGTCCGGCTCGACGGTGAACGCGGCGTGGATCCCCCGCACGTACTCGAGAGGCCTGACGACTTCGCCGTCGAGCGTCGCACCCTGGTAGGCGTAGCGCGAGTCGGCGTAGCGGTCCGAGATCACCAGATCGCCGCGTTCGAGGGCGGGTTCGACGACCCGCGAGAGGTGGTCGGCGTGGTCCGCCGTGTAGAGAAAGCACTCTGCGAGGGGATCGGCGTCGTCGTCGGCGATCGAGCGCTCGACCGCCTCGCCGTACCACGAGTCGGTCGGTTCCCGGGTGAACGTCGCGTCGGGATACTCGGCCTGCAGCGCCTCCCAGACCGTGGTCTTGCCGCTGCCGTCGATCCCTTCCAGCGTGAGCAGCATGTGCCCGACGAGGGTCGGCGCCTACAAGGATGTACCGAGTTCGGCTGCGTCGCAGTCGCTTCGAGAGCGGACGGTCCATCCCGCAGGCACCGCCGAACGCGCCCGAGCGCCGCGGCGAGACCCGTCCGTGCCAACGTATTTCAGTTCGTTCGCCGAATCGATCCGCATGGATGTCCTCGTCGCCGGCGGAACCGGATTCATCGGGACGGCACTGTGCGAAACGCTCGCGGAGCGCGGTCACGACGTGACGGCCCTCGCGCGCGATCCCGATCCGGCGGCCCTTCCGTCGGGCGTCGACGCCGTCTCCGGAGACGTCACGGATTCGGATTCGATCGACCGGGCGGTCGCCGGGCGGGATGCCGTCGCGAACCTCGTCGCCCTGTCGCCGCTGTTTCAGACGCCGAACGGGGTGACCCACGAGTCGGTCCACCTCGGCGGCACGAAGCATCTCGTCGCAGCCGCATCGTCGGCGGACGTGGACCGATTCCTGCAGCTGAGCGGTCTCGGTGCCGATCCGGACGCGCCGACCCGACACCTTCGGGCGAAGGGGCGGGCCGAACGCGTCGTCCGCGAGAGCGACCTGCCGTCCGTGATCGTCAGGCCGTCGGTGGTCTTCGGGGATGGGAGCGAATTTCTCTCGTTCATCGAGCTGACCACGACCCCGTACGTGACCGCGCTGCCGGGGGGCGGATCGACTCGATTCCAGCCGATCTGGATCGGCGATCTGGCGCCGATGCTCGCCGACGCCCTCGAAGATCCCGACCACGCCGACGGAACGTACGAACTGGGCGGCCCCGAGCGGCTCACGCTGGCCGACGTCACCCGGCTGTACTACGAGACCCGGGGCAAATCGGTCCGGATCGTCCCCGTCCCCATGACGCTATCCAGACTCGGACTCACCCTCGCCGGACCGATCCCCTTCGTCCCGTTCGGCCGCGAGCAGGCGCTCGGCCTGACCGTCGACAACACGGTCGACGCCAACGACGTGCCGGCCTTCGGCCGCTCGGACGGCGACCTTCGAACGCTCCGGCAGTACCTCGAGGCCTCGATCGACGGACCCGACTGACTTACGAGCCTGCTCTGGTCATTACATCGATCCTTCTATCACGATCTCGGTACAGCCCCCTATTTCAAGCCGCCATTGTATCGCCCAAACCTATTTCAACCATCGTCATCCGGGCGGATTAATCCCGACATCTGGCCCAAAATTTAACATCTTAACCCGACTCCGTCCTGCGATTTACCAGAACTAGACAACGAACGTGAAAGTCATACAGACACAAAGTTTATATTCTTCTTTCCACTGGTCTCTATTCAACGGAGCCCCCAGAATACAAATGAAGCTGGCGATGATCGGATTCGGACAGGCGGGAGGGAAGATCGTCGATCGATTCCTCGATTACGACGATCGAACGAACAGCGGCATCGTTCGTGCGGCGATCGCCGTCAACACGGCGAAAGCCGACCTCATGGGCCTGCAGCGGATCCCACAGGAAAACCGTGTACTGATCGGTCAGGCACGCGTGAAAGGACACGGAGTCGGAGCGGACAACGAGCTCGGCGCGGAAGTCGCCGAGGAGGACATCGACGAGATCCAGAACGCCGTGGACTCGATCCCGACCCACGAGGTCGACGCGTTCCTGATCATCGCCGGCATGGGCGGTGGCACCGGGTCCGGCGGCGCCCCCGTCCTCGCGAAACACCTCAAGCGAATCTACACGATCCCCGTCTACGGGATGGGAATCCTCCCCGGGACGGACGAGGGCGGGATCTACACGCTCAACGCGGCGCGATCCTTCCAGACGTTCGTCCGCGAGGTGGACAACCTGCTCGTCTTCGACAACGACTCCTGGCGGAGCGCCGGCGAGTCCGTCGAGGGTGGCTACGACCAGATCAACGAGGAGATCGTCCGGCGATTCGGCGTCCTCTTCGGCGCCGGCGAGGTCCAGGCCGGCCAGGAGGTCGCGGAGAGCGTCGTCGACTCCTCGGAGATCATCAACACCCTCTCCGGGGGCGGCGTCTCCACCGTGGGCTACGCCTCGGAAGAGGTCGACCTCACGTCGTCTTCTGGCGGCCTCCTTTCGCGGTTTACCGGCGGTAGTTCGACCGGCGGGACCGACCTCGACGCGGCCAACACGACCAACCGGATCACGAGCCTGGTCCGCAAGGCCGCGCTCGGTCGCCTGACGCTGCCCTGCGAGATCGACGGCGCCGAGCGCGCACTGTTGGTCCTCTCCGGTCCCTCGGACCACCTCAACCGCAAGGGGATCGAGCGCGGTCGCAAGTGGCTCGAGGAGGAGACCGGCAGCATGGAGGTCCGCGGCGGCGACTACCCGCGTCGCGTCCCCGAGGTCTCCGCGTCGATCCTGCTCTCGGGCGTGACGAACGTCCCCCGGATCAAGCGCCTCCAGCAGGTCGCCATCGAGGCCCAGGACAACATGGAGGACATCCAGCAGGAGAGCGAGGAGAATCTCGAAGAACTCGTCGAGGACGACGCGGACGACCTCGAACCGCTGTTCTGAATCCGACCGAATTCGGCGGGCTCGGGCCAGATTCAATCGAGACGAAGACTGCACGCGCATCGACTCGTGCGTTCTCCGGGCGCCGGTGACGACGCGCTTTTGGGCCGGCGCCGACGAGTTCGACCATGGAGGTGCTCATCCCGTTCGCCGCCGACGCCCCGAAGAGTCGGCTTTCGCCCGTTCTCTCGCCGGACGAGCGGCGGGCGTTCGCCCGGGCGATGCTCGCCGACGTGCTCGGAGCGATCGAGGCGAGCGGTCGCGACCCGCGCGTCCTCGCGACGGCCCCGATCGACGTCGACGCGACGGTGACCGTCGACGAGCGTCCGCTGAGCGAGGCGGTCAACGCCCGACTCGACGAGCATTTCGGCTCACCTGCGCCGCGCCGCTCCGTGAGCGCCGACCCGCTGGCGGTCGTCATGGCCGACCTGGCGCTCGCGACGCCCTCGTCGCTCGACCGGCTGTTCGACGCGTCGGCCGACGTCGCGCTGGCGCCCGGTCGTGGCGGGGGGACGAACGCGTTTCTGACGCGCCACCCCGACTTCCGGGTCGACTATCACGGGACGTCCTACCTCGACCACCGTCGAATCGCGAGCGAAATCGACGCGTCGGTCGCCGTCGTCGACTCGGTTCGCCTCTCGACGGACGTCGACGAGCCGGCCGACCTCGTCGAGGTGCTCTGTCACGGCGACGGGCGGGCCAGGGACTACCTCGACGACGCCGGGTTCGAGCTCGAGACGACCGACGGCCGGGTGACGGTCTCCCGGCCCGGTCGGTGATCCGGTTAGCAGGACATCCGGGGGCGGGCTCCCAGCTCTCGGGATGGGACAGCTCCGGCCGGAACGATACCACTTAACTGACCGGCCGACGACCTCCCGAGCGATGAGCTCCGGGGCGGCCCGC
Coding sequences within it:
- a CDS encoding tubulin/FtsZ family protein yields the protein MKLAMIGFGQAGGKIVDRFLDYDDRTNSGIVRAAIAVNTAKADLMGLQRIPQENRVLIGQARVKGHGVGADNELGAEVAEEDIDEIQNAVDSIPTHEVDAFLIIAGMGGGTGSGGAPVLAKHLKRIYTIPVYGMGILPGTDEGGIYTLNAARSFQTFVREVDNLLVFDNDSWRSAGESVEGGYDQINEEIVRRFGVLFGAGEVQAGQEVAESVVDSSEIINTLSGGGVSTVGYASEEVDLTSSSGGLLSRFTGGSSTGGTDLDAANTTNRITSLVRKAALGRLTLPCEIDGAERALLVLSGPSDHLNRKGIERGRKWLEEETGSMEVRGGDYPRRVPEVSASILLSGVTNVPRIKRLQQVAIEAQDNMEDIQQESEENLEELVEDDADDLEPLF
- the cofC gene encoding 2-phospho-L-lactate guanylyltransferase, whose protein sequence is MEVLIPFAADAPKSRLSPVLSPDERRAFARAMLADVLGAIEASGRDPRVLATAPIDVDATVTVDERPLSEAVNARLDEHFGSPAPRRSVSADPLAVVMADLALATPSSLDRLFDASADVALAPGRGGGTNAFLTRHPDFRVDYHGTSYLDHRRIASEIDASVAVVDSVRLSTDVDEPADLVEVLCHGDGRARDYLDDAGFELETTDGRVTVSRPGR
- a CDS encoding complex I NDUFA9 subunit family protein, with protein sequence MDVLVAGGTGFIGTALCETLAERGHDVTALARDPDPAALPSGVDAVSGDVTDSDSIDRAVAGRDAVANLVALSPLFQTPNGVTHESVHLGGTKHLVAAASSADVDRFLQLSGLGADPDAPTRHLRAKGRAERVVRESDLPSVIVRPSVVFGDGSEFLSFIELTTTPYVTALPGGGSTRFQPIWIGDLAPMLADALEDPDHADGTYELGGPERLTLADVTRLYYETRGKSVRIVPVPMTLSRLGLTLAGPIPFVPFGREQALGLTVDNTVDANDVPAFGRSDGDLRTLRQYLEASIDGPD
- the tmk gene encoding dTMP kinase, whose amino-acid sequence is MLLTLEGIDGSGKTTVWEALQAEYPDATFTREPTDSWYGEAVERSIADDDADPLAECFLYTADHADHLSRVVEPALERGDLVISDRYADSRYAYQGATLDGEVVRPLEYVRGIHAAFTVEPDLTLYFDVDPETGAERAGATNKFERAAMLAAVRENYERLLEAEPERFVRIDATQPPEDVIEAAIRIVDDALSARD